The genome window GCGGCCGCGCGGGGCGCCGCCGGAGCTATGGCGCTCGCACCCCTGATACGGGACGTGAGCGACCGGACCACTTGCTGGCTGCTCGGCGACCAGCTCAACCCCGACCTCGACGTCCTCGACGCGGCCGACGACGTGCTGCTGATCGAGGCGCACGGCTTCGCCGACCGGAAGCCGTACCACGCCCACAAGCTGACGCTCGTGTTCTCGGCGATGCGGCACTTCCGCGACGAACTCCGCGAGCGCGGCCGCGACGTGACGTACGTGCGGGCGGAGTCGTTCGGCGAGGGCCTCGACGAGTTCTTCGCGGAGCGGGAGACGGAAATGGGCGGCCGGGACGGGGACGGCGACGCGGGCGATGACGACGGCCCGCACTTGCGACTCATGCGCCCCGCGAGCCACGGCGCCGGCGAGCGGCTCCGCGAACTGGTCGCCGACCGCGGCGGGACCCTCGAACTCGTCGACAACGAGCTGTTCTGGACGACGCCGAGCGACTGGCGCGAGTGGGCCGGCGAGGGGGAGACGGAAATCGGCGCCGACGGCGCCGCCGACCGGACCTACCGACAGGAGAACTGGTACCGCCACGTCCGCCGCGAGACGGGGGTGTTGATGGACGGCGAGGAGCCGGTCGGCGGCGAGTGGAACTACGACGACCTGAACCAGGAGACCCCGCCGGACGACTGGGAGCCGCCCGGGCGGCCGAGGTTCGAGCCGGACGAGCTGACGCGCGGGACCCACGCGTGGGTCCGCGAGCGGTTCGATACGTGGGGGAACGACTCGCTCGACGGGTTCGCGTGGCCGGTTACCCGCGAGGGGGCGCGCGAGGCGCTCGACCGCTTCGTGCGCGCGGGGCTCCCGGCGTTCGGTCGGTATCAGGACGCGATGGTCGGCGGCGAGCCGTTCCTGTCGCACTCGCTGCTCTCGCCGGCGATCAACCTCGGGCTGCTCGACCCGCGCGAGCCCGTCAGGGCGGTCGAGCGCGCCTACGCGGAGCGCGGGGTCGAGCCGGGCGCGTACGACCCCGCCGAGCACGGCGAAGTCGGCGCGGGTGCGGAGGCGACCTCGCTCGACGAGTTCGGCGGCGACGAGTTTGACGGCGACGAGGCGGGCGACGGTGCCGGGGAGGAGACGGAAGCGGCGGCGGGCGAGGAGCCCGCCCCCGTCCCGCTCAACGCCGCGGAGGGGTTCGTCAGACAGGTGATCGGCTGGCGGGAGTTCGTGCGCCACGTCTACCGCGAGGCGATGCCGGAGCTGGCCGAGGCGAACCGGCTGGGACAGGAGCGCGACCTCCCGCCCGCCTACTGGGACGGCGACACCGACATGCGGTGTCTCTCGGAGGCGGTCGGCCACGTCCGCGAGTACGGCTACGCCCACCACATCGAGCGGCTGATGGTGTTGTCGAACTTCGCGCTGGTGTACGGCGCCGACCCGGCCGAGCTGAACGAGTGGTTCCACCTCGGCTTCGTCGACGCGTACCACTGGGTGACGACGCCGAACGTCGTCGCCATGGGGTCGTTCGGCACGGACGTGCTCTCCTCGAAGCCGTACGCCTCCTCGGGGAGCTACGTCAACCGGATGAGCGACCACTGCGCGGACTGCCGGTACGCCGTCTCGCGGACCACGGGCGAGGGCGCTTGCCCGTTCAACGCGCTCTACTGGGACTTCTTAAAGGAGAACGAGGAGACGCTGCGGGGCACCGGCCGGATGGGACTGATGTACTCGCACGTCGACGACAAGGACGACGCGGAGTGGGAGTCGATCCGCGAGCGCGCGGCGCAGGTCCGCGAGCTGGCGGCCGAGGGGTGTTTATAGGCGCTACTCGCCGCCCGCGAGCCGGCGCAGCCGCGGGAGCGCCTGCTCGTAGCCCAGCCCGACGACCCCGACGTACAGCGCGAGCAGCCCCATGCCGACGGCCCAGGCGCCGAGGACGAGGTCGCCGCCCGAGACCGCGGAGAGTCCGAAGCGTTCGAGGACGACGCCGACCGCGGCGGCCGCGCCGGCGCCGAGGGTGACGGCGAGGAGTTCGACGAGTTCGACCGCGACGGCGGGTACTTCGACCATATCGGAGGGGAACGGTCGGCGATTATGACTCTTTCGGGAGAACGGTGAACGGCGGGCGGGCGTCGACGACGGCCGAGGCGCCCGGGTCGCGTGCGGTCACTTCAGCCCGAACGACCGCATGGCGGTGTCGACGAGCCCCTTCGCGATCAGCGCGAGGCCGGCGATCAGCAGCATCACCGCGCCGGCGATGACGGGGTCGCGAACGGTGATGATGCCGACCGCGACGAAGACGACGAGGACGCCGACGATCCCTTCGACTCCCAGTGTGTCGCGCATGTCGTCGGGTGGCCGTCGGTCGGGCTTAAAACGGAGGGATATCGGCGGGGCGGTGTTCAGATAAGGATTGAAAGGTGAGGCGGTACGTTTTCAAAGTGATTCATGCCCGAAAACGACCGCCTCAGCGGCTGTTTAGACGAGATCAACTTAGAGTTTGTGGAGCGAGAGGCAACACCGAAGTTGTTGATGAAGCTCAGTATTCAGCTTCATTTGTCTGGACTATCGCTTTCGAATACTGTTTCGTTTCTTGAGGTATTCGGTGTTGAACGAGTGCGCTCTACCGTTCACAACTGGGTTCACAAAGCCGATCTACAGCCGGAATCTGGTCGGAGCCCGAATCACGTTGCGGTTGATGAGACTGTGATTCGGCTTGATGATGAACAATATTGGCTGTACGCTGCTGTCGATCCGGAAACAAATGATCTGCTTCACACACAGCTTGAGCCGACGACAAATAACGCTCTCGCAGATCGGTTTTTCGCTGATCTGCGTGATAAACACGACGTGGATGACGCAACCGTTCTCGTAGATGGATCAGCTTCACTTCAGCGAGCCTGTCGCAAACACGACCTCGATTTCAAATATGAACGACATGGAAATCGGAACAGCGTCGAACGTGTCTTTCGTGAGATAAAACGCAGAACTACCAGTTTCTCAAACTGTTTTAGCAACGCCAAAGCAGAAACTGCTGACGAGTGGCTCAGATCGTTCGCTTTCGCATGGAACCAGCTTATCTGAACACTACGATCGGCGGCGGAGAGCGGCCCTTTTATTTCCAAGAGCGCGTATCACCGCGTACGCATGAGCAACGGAGACGGCGGCGGTCAGGACGACCTCCGGATGCCCGACGACGACGAGGTGTTCGCGGAGGTCGTCGAGATGCTCGGCGCGAACCGCGTCAAGGTGCGCTGTGCGGACGGGAAACAGCGGACCGCGCGCATCCCCGGCCGGATGCAAAAGCGGGTGTGGATCCGCGAAGACGACATCGTTCTCGTCGAGCCGTGGGACTGGCAGGACGAGAAGGCCGACATCTCGTGGCGCTACGAGAAGAGCGAGGCGGAACGGCTCCGCGAGGAAGGCCACTTACAATAACTCGGTTGGCGTGGATCGACGTGAGACGTCGCGGGGGTTCCGGCCGCTTATTTATAAATATCTGACTGCGGGCTGGTAGTGACCGTTATCAAAGCCTCGGCCGCCCGTTTTTAAACCGTTGCTGGCGGATCGAGGGCGAACACCGCCAAAGCTTCGGCCGCTCACTTATAAATAGCTGACAGTAGATCGACGGCGAACACCGCCAAAGCCCCAGTCGCGAGGGCTCGGTGCGCTCGCTGCGGTCCTCGTCGCTCGCTCCGCTCGCTCCTGCGGTCCTTACGTCGCGCGCCTTCGCCCTCGCGACTGCCCCTTTGAGTCCCGCCCCGCCCCGCAACCGCGCCTCACGCCTCCCCAACCTCGTCGGGCGCGTCCTTCGGGCTCCCTTCGGTCGCCCTCGGAGCGCCCGACTCCCTCGCGCGTGCTCCTCGCGCCCAAGGGCGCTCGGAGGCGCGCGCCACCGCATCTCGTATCGCGTTGGTGTCGCTGCCGTCGCGCCGCTCGCGCGGTTTTTAAGTCCGAACGGCGCCCAGTAATGCTATGCTCCGGCTCGCGATGACGACCGACGCGGAGACGTTCGAGCGCGTGCGCGAGCCGCTCGCGGACCGCGGCATCGAGGTCGACCACGTGCGGGCGAAAGAGCGGTCGCTCCGGGTTTCGGACGGTGAAGGCGACGCTTCGCCGGCGGCCGACCCCGAGGAGTTCGCGGGATTCGACGCCGGCCTCGTCTACCCCACCCGCCTGATGGAGGGTGCGGTCGTCGACGAGCGCCTCGGCGTCCCGTGGGTGAACGGCCGCGATGCGGTCGTCGCCTCGCGCAACAAGGCGGGCGTGCTGGCGCGGCTGTCGGCCGCCGGGCTCTCGACGCCGAAGACGACGCTCGTGTCGAACCCCGTCGACGAGTCGGTCGTCGTCGACGCCGCGAGCGAGTTCTCTTACCCCGTCGTCGTGAAGCCGAACTCCGCGACCCGCGGCGTCGGCGTCGCGACCGCGACCGACCTCGACTCGCTTTTGGGCGTCGTCGACTACCTGAACCTGATCCACGACTACCGCGCCACCGGCGACAAGTCGTTCCTGATCCAGGAGTACCTGCCCGACGCGCGCGACTACCGCGCGATGGTCGTCGACGGCGCGTACGCCGGCGCGGTCGAGCGCGTCCTCGACGACGACGCGCTCGCCGCGGGCCGGTGGAAGCACAACGTCCACCGCGGCGCGACGGCCGAGGGGGTCGAGTTGGACCCCGCGGCGCGCGAGCTCGCGGAGCGCGCGGCCGAGACGCTCGGAATCGACTACCTCGGCGTCGACCTGCTCGCGACGGACGACCGGCTCGTCGTCAACGAGACGAACGCGCGCCCGACGGTCGACGCCGCGACGAAGTACGCGGACGACTTCTACGACCGGTTCGCGGCGCTGATCCGTCGGACGGCAGAAACAGCATAAAAACGGGCGATCGGCTCAGACCAGGTCGATCGAGGCGCTGTCCTCGTCGCGGTCGAACGAGACCTCCAAGACGCCGTTGTTGAACGTCGCGTCCGCGGAGTGCTCGTCGACGGGCGCGGGGAGTTCGACCGTCTCGTCGTACTCGCGCCGGTCGGAGACGGCCGAGATGGTGAGCGCGTCGCCGTCGCAGCGCAGCGAGAGGTCCTCCTTCTCGACGGCGGGGAGGTCGGCGACGAGACGCACCGACTCCTCCGTGGTGTACGCGTCGACGTGGGTGTCGGAGCCGAACCCCGCGTCGTCGGCCGACTGCGCGTCCGCGTTGGCCATCTCGTTCATCATCCGCTCGATCTCCTCGAAGAAGTCTCCGAACGGATCGTCGCGGTCGTCTCTGTCCATACCTCCCGTGAGGTCGCTGACTCCGATAAGCCTTCTGTCGGTCGCCGTTTCGGCCGCTACCCGCCCCGCGACGAGCGGGCAACGAGCAGCGACGAGCGGGCAACGAGCAGCGACGAGCGACGCGAACCCGCCGAGACCGACCGAGATCGCCGAGACCGACCGAGATCGCCGAGACCGACCGTAACAAATTCGAACGATTATGACGGTCTCGGCGCGACTGGGCCGGATTTAAGTAGTTGCGGGTCGCTTTTTTCGAACATGAGTAAATCGTATCTGGCTGCCGGCGACGACGTGAGCGACGACGAGGTCGTGCGGGTGGGGCTCAACGGCTTCGGTCGCATCGGGCGCAACGTGTTCCGCGCGGTGTTGGAGAGTCCGCGGATCGAGCTCGTCGGGATCAACGACGTGATGGACTTCGACGACATGGGGTACCTCGCGAAGTACGACACCGTCATGGGCCGGCTTGACGGCGTCGAGCGCGACGGCGACGAGCTGACGATCGGCGGCACCTCGGTCCCGCTGTTCAACGTTCAGGACCCCGCGGACCTCCCGTGGGACGAGCTCGACGTCGACGTCGCCTTGGAGTGTACGGGCATCTTCCGCACCCGCGACGACGCGAGCGCGCACCTCGACGGCGGCGCCGACACCGTGATCATCTCGGCGCCCCCGAAGGGCGACAAGCCGGTCAAACAGCTCGTCTACGGCGTCAACCACGACGAGTACGAGGGCGACGACGTCGTCTCGAACGCCTCCTGCACCACGAACTCCATTACTCCGGTCGCGAAGGTACTGGACGACGAGTTCGGCATCGACGCCGGCACCCTCACCACCGTCCACGCCTACACCGGCTCCCAGAGCCTCATCGACGGGCCGATGGGGAAGCGCCGCCGCGGCCGCGCGGCCGCCGAGAACATCGTCCCCACCTCGACCGGCGCCGCGGGCGCCGCCCAGGAGGTCCTCCCGCAGCTTGAGGGGAAGATCGACGGGATGGCGATGCGCGTGCCGGTCCCGACCGGCTCCATCACCGAGTTCGTCGTCAGCCTCGACGAGGACGTCACCGAGGAGGAGGTCAACGCCGCCTTCCGTGACGCCGCCGACTCCGGCCCGCTCGCGGGCGTCCTCGGCTACACCGACGACGAGGTCGTCTCCTCTGACATCGTCGGGCTCCCCTTCTCCAGCTACGTCGACCTCCGGTCGACGAACGTCATCGCCGGCGGGAAGCTGCTGAAGATCCTCACCTGGTACGACAACGAGTACGGCTTCTCGAACCGGATGCTCGACATGGCCGCGTACGTTCAGGACGAGGCCTGAACGCCCGACCGCGGTTGAAGAGCGAGGCCCGACACCCGGGCGGTAACGTTCCCCCGGAGGACAACCGCTTAAATACCTCATCGACGACCACTCACTCATGCCCACGTTCGACACCATCGACGACCTCCCGGCCGACTCGCGCGTCCTCGTCCGACTGGACCTCAACTCCCCGATCGAGAACGGCGAACCGCAGGACAACCGCCGCTTCGAGCGCCACGCGGAGACCGTCCGCGAACTGGCCGACGCCGGTCACCGCGTCGTCCTCATGGCCCACCAGGGACGCCCCGGCCGCGACGACTTCACCTCGCTCGCCGGCCACGCGGAGATCCTCGCCGACCACGTCGGCCGCGACGTGGCGTTCGTCGCGGACACGTACGGCGACGAGGCGCTCGAAGCGATCGACGCGCTCGAAGCGGGGGAGGTGCTCCTCTTGGAGAACACCCGGATGTGCGACGACGAACTCCCCGAGGAGTCCCCCGAGGAGAAGGCGGAGACGGAGTTCGTCGAGACGCTCGCGCCGCGCTTCGACGCGTACGTCAACGACGCCTACTCGGCGGCGCATCGGAAACACGCCTCGCTGGTCGGCTTCCCGCTCGTCCTTCCCGCGTACGCGGGCCGCGTGATGGAGACGGAGTACGAGGCCAACACCGCCATCGCGACCCGCGAGTTCGACGGGCCCGTCACCATGGTCGTCGGCGGGACGAAGGCGACCGACGTGATCGGCGTGATGGACGCCTTAGACGACAAGGTGGACCGCTTCCTCCTCGGCGGCGTCGCGGGGGAACTGTTCCTGCGCGCCGCGGGCCACCCGGTCGGTCGCGACGTGGGAGAGATGGACCTGTTCGACGAGCAGTGGGAAGAGAACCGCGAGCTGATCGAGTCGGTCCTTGACGAGCGCGGCGACGCGATCCGGCTCGCGAGCGACCTCGCGTACGAGGGCGACGACGGCGAGCGCGCCGAGGTCGAAGTCGAGGCGATCGACGAGAAGGAGACGGGGTACCTCGACGTGGGCTCGGCGACGGTCGCAGACTACGAGCCCGCGATCCGCGAGTCCGACGCCGTCTTCGTGAAGGGCGCGCTCGGCGTCTTCGAGGACGAGCGGTTCGCGGACGGCACCGTCGGCGTCCTCGAAGCCATCGCGGAGACGGACTGCTTCTCGGTCGTCGGCGGCGGCGACACCTCCCGGGCCATCGAGATGTACGGCCTCAGCGAGGCGGACTTCTCGCACGTCTCTATCGCGGGCGGCGCGTACATCCGCGCGCTAACGGGCGAGCCGCTCCCGGCGGTAGAGGTCTTGGAAGCGGCGGCGGAACGGCAGTAGAAGGGCGAGCGGCCTCGAAGCGGGGCTAAGCGTTCAAGTCGGGCGACCGGCTACTCCTTGACGTCGAGGTCGAACTGCTCGTTCTCCGTGACCGCGTTGAGGACGACGCTCGTGTTCGACTCGCGGATGTCCGCGTCCGTGAGGATCGACTTGATCTGGTCGTTCATCCCGTCCGTGTCGGTGAACTTCCCGATGGCGATCACGTCGTAGTCGCCGGTGACCTCGTAGACGCTCACCATCTGTTTCTCCTGGCGCAGCTTCTCCGTGACGTCCGGCAGCGCGCTCCCCTCCACTTTGAGCTGGAGCACGGCCGTCACGTCGTAGCCGAGCTTGTCGTAGTCGACGACGGGGGTGTAC of Halorubrum trapanicum contains these proteins:
- a CDS encoding cryptochrome/photolyase family protein, translated to MSDRTTCWLLGDQLNPDLDVLDAADDVLLIEAHGFADRKPYHAHKLTLVFSAMRHFRDELRERGRDVTYVRAESFGEGLDEFFAERETEMGGRDGDGDAGDDDGPHLRLMRPASHGAGERLRELVADRGGTLELVDNELFWTTPSDWREWAGEGETEIGADGAADRTYRQENWYRHVRRETGVLMDGEEPVGGEWNYDDLNQETPPDDWEPPGRPRFEPDELTRGTHAWVRERFDTWGNDSLDGFAWPVTREGAREALDRFVRAGLPAFGRYQDAMVGGEPFLSHSLLSPAINLGLLDPREPVRAVERAYAERGVEPGAYDPAEHGEVGAGAEATSLDEFGGDEFDGDEAGDGAGEETEAAAGEEPAPVPLNAAEGFVRQVIGWREFVRHVYREAMPELAEANRLGQERDLPPAYWDGDTDMRCLSEAVGHVREYGYAHHIERLMVLSNFALVYGADPAELNEWFHLGFVDAYHWVTTPNVVAMGSFGTDVLSSKPYASSGSYVNRMSDHCADCRYAVSRTTGEGACPFNALYWDFLKENEETLRGTGRMGLMYSHVDDKDDAEWESIRERAAQVRELAAEGCL
- a CDS encoding IS6 family transposase, encoding MPENDRLSGCLDEINLEFVEREATPKLLMKLSIQLHLSGLSLSNTVSFLEVFGVERVRSTVHNWVHKADLQPESGRSPNHVAVDETVIRLDDEQYWLYAAVDPETNDLLHTQLEPTTNNALADRFFADLRDKHDVDDATVLVDGSASLQRACRKHDLDFKYERHGNRNSVERVFREIKRRTTSFSNCFSNAKAETADEWLRSFAFAWNQLI
- the eif1A gene encoding translation initiation factor eIF-1A, translated to MSNGDGGGQDDLRMPDDDEVFAEVVEMLGANRVKVRCADGKQRTARIPGRMQKRVWIREDDIVLVEPWDWQDEKADISWRYEKSEAERLREEGHLQ
- a CDS encoding RimK family alpha-L-glutamate ligase, whose amino-acid sequence is MLRLAMTTDAETFERVREPLADRGIEVDHVRAKERSLRVSDGEGDASPAADPEEFAGFDAGLVYPTRLMEGAVVDERLGVPWVNGRDAVVASRNKAGVLARLSAAGLSTPKTTLVSNPVDESVVVDAASEFSYPVVVKPNSATRGVGVATATDLDSLLGVVDYLNLIHDYRATGDKSFLIQEYLPDARDYRAMVVDGAYAGAVERVLDDDALAAGRWKHNVHRGATAEGVELDPAARELAERAAETLGIDYLGVDLLATDDRLVVNETNARPTVDAATKYADDFYDRFAALIRRTAETA
- a CDS encoding Hsp20/alpha crystallin family protein, whose protein sequence is MDRDDRDDPFGDFFEEIERMMNEMANADAQSADDAGFGSDTHVDAYTTEESVRLVADLPAVEKEDLSLRCDGDALTISAVSDRREYDETVELPAPVDEHSADATFNNGVLEVSFDRDEDSASIDLV
- the gap gene encoding type I glyceraldehyde-3-phosphate dehydrogenase; translation: MSKSYLAAGDDVSDDEVVRVGLNGFGRIGRNVFRAVLESPRIELVGINDVMDFDDMGYLAKYDTVMGRLDGVERDGDELTIGGTSVPLFNVQDPADLPWDELDVDVALECTGIFRTRDDASAHLDGGADTVIISAPPKGDKPVKQLVYGVNHDEYEGDDVVSNASCTTNSITPVAKVLDDEFGIDAGTLTTVHAYTGSQSLIDGPMGKRRRGRAAAENIVPTSTGAAGAAQEVLPQLEGKIDGMAMRVPVPTGSITEFVVSLDEDVTEEEVNAAFRDAADSGPLAGVLGYTDDEVVSSDIVGLPFSSYVDLRSTNVIAGGKLLKILTWYDNEYGFSNRMLDMAAYVQDEA
- a CDS encoding phosphoglycerate kinase; translated protein: MPTFDTIDDLPADSRVLVRLDLNSPIENGEPQDNRRFERHAETVRELADAGHRVVLMAHQGRPGRDDFTSLAGHAEILADHVGRDVAFVADTYGDEALEAIDALEAGEVLLLENTRMCDDELPEESPEEKAETEFVETLAPRFDAYVNDAYSAAHRKHASLVGFPLVLPAYAGRVMETEYEANTAIATREFDGPVTMVVGGTKATDVIGVMDALDDKVDRFLLGGVAGELFLRAAGHPVGRDVGEMDLFDEQWEENRELIESVLDERGDAIRLASDLAYEGDDGERAEVEVEAIDEKETGYLDVGSATVADYEPAIRESDAVFVKGALGVFEDERFADGTVGVLEAIAETDCFSVVGGGDTSRAIEMYGLSEADFSHVSIAGGAYIRALTGEPLPAVEVLEAAAERQ
- the lrp gene encoding HTH-type transcriptional regulator Lrp; this encodes MTYENLDAKLINSLLSNGRASLRSLGDELDVSVTTVSNHLRDLEEEGVIRGYTPVVDYDKLGYDVTAVLQLKVEGSALPDVTEKLRQEKQMVSVYEVTGDYDVIAIGKFTDTDGMNDQIKSILTDADIRESNTSVVLNAVTENEQFDLDVKE